The Neosynechococcus sphagnicola sy1 genome has a segment encoding these proteins:
- a CDS encoding NAD-dependent epimerase/dehydratase family protein — protein MKVLITGALGYIGGQLVEQLRQRSDCQLRLLVRRDPLELQAWVSGLEVWQGDLTQPQTLRGIGDGIDRVIHLAALDAPSCQRDPVAALRVNVEGTLNLWAAVGSAPAQLIYLSTFHVYGANGRDRVTEETPLAPIHPYGSTHGMAELYTTMYARQRQQGATILRLSNSYGPPLTPDVNCWTIVINDLCRQAIAQQRLVLRSSGLQVRDFIALRDVVAAIEQVMRQPAPEIQTLNLGGLKTYSILEVAQAVQGIYQTDYGRHLPLERPQPLPQETPGSLDFRCDRLQAWGWRPHISLTDNIRQTLRFCQQHFSPRQES, from the coding sequence ATGAAGGTCTTGATTACGGGGGCCCTGGGCTATATTGGCGGTCAGCTGGTGGAGCAGTTGCGTCAGCGTTCGGACTGTCAGTTACGCCTCCTGGTGCGCCGGGACCCCCTGGAGTTACAAGCTTGGGTGTCAGGGCTTGAAGTTTGGCAAGGTGACCTGACCCAACCCCAGACCCTGAGAGGCATTGGGGATGGCATTGATCGGGTGATTCACCTAGCGGCCTTGGATGCCCCCAGCTGTCAACGGGATCCCGTGGCAGCGTTGCGGGTCAATGTTGAGGGCACGTTAAATCTCTGGGCCGCCGTAGGATCTGCCCCTGCTCAGTTGATTTATCTGTCAACCTTTCATGTCTATGGGGCCAATGGCCGCGATCGCGTGACGGAGGAGACTCCCTTAGCCCCAATTCATCCCTATGGCAGTACCCACGGGATGGCAGAACTCTACACCACCATGTACGCCCGTCAGCGCCAACAGGGAGCCACTATTCTCCGTCTCTCTAATTCCTACGGTCCCCCCCTCACCCCCGATGTCAACTGCTGGACGATTGTGATCAACGATTTATGTCGTCAGGCGATCGCGCAACAACGCCTAGTACTGAGGTCTTCGGGGTTGCAAGTCCGCGACTTTATTGCCTTAAGGGATGTGGTCGCTGCCATTGAACAGGTGATGCGCCAGCCTGCCCCTGAGATTCAGACCCTAAACCTGGGGGGCCTCAAAACCTACAGTATTTTAGAAGTTGCCCAGGCCGTACAAGGGATTTATCAGACGGATTACGGACGTCACTTGCCGCTGGAGCGCCCCCAACCCTTGCCCCAGGAGACTCCTGGTAGCTTAGACTTTCGCTGCGATCGGCTACAGGCTTGGGGGTGGAGACCCCACATCAGTTTGACCGACAATATTCGCCAGACCTTACGGTTCTGCCAACAACACTTCTCGCCCCGGCAGGAGTCATGA
- a CDS encoding thioredoxin domain-containing protein encodes MVRLPGAFAVCAWAAVIAADRFSLRGAAMPITTEVNYQLAMPPLTMPNRLAQAQSLYLRKHAENPIDWWPWCEEVLTTARKDQRLIFLSVGYSSCHWCTVMEGEAFSDPEIADYLNTYFFPIKVDREERPDLDSIYMQALQMMTGQGGWPMNLFLSPENLVPFYGGTYFPLEPRYGRPGFLQVLEAVRRYYNQEHGKVRSLQTELLDHLQQAVQLQPLQQLPANLLQTGVEQNTGVIAAAGVGPCFPMMPYANLALQGTVYWDSREQAYRVCAQRGQDLALGGIYDHVGGGFHRYTVDATWTVPHFEKMLYDNGQIMEFFANLWSAGVKEPALERAIAGTVQWLKREMRSPQGYFYAAQDADSFIQATAPEPEEGAFYVWDYRDLERLLQEKELANLQAAFTVTPQGNFEGQNVLQRRHLGLLSDEVEAAIAQLFAQRYGTLPNGIETFPPALDNQAARSHPWPGRIPPVTDPKMIVAWNSLIISGLARAATVWQQPNYLQLATDAAQFILDHQWQGGGYTASIMMVPPRSWPRRKTMPC; translated from the coding sequence ATGGTCAGACTCCCAGGGGCTTTTGCTGTCTGTGCCTGGGCAGCGGTGATCGCCGCAGACCGTTTTAGCCTCCGAGGAGCGGCGATGCCAATCACCACCGAGGTAAACTATCAACTGGCAATGCCTCCTCTGACTATGCCCAATCGTCTGGCTCAAGCCCAAAGTCTCTACCTGCGAAAACACGCTGAGAATCCTATTGACTGGTGGCCTTGGTGTGAGGAAGTCCTGACAACCGCCCGGAAGGATCAGCGGTTGATTTTTCTGTCCGTCGGCTATTCCAGTTGCCACTGGTGCACGGTCATGGAAGGTGAAGCTTTTTCCGATCCGGAGATCGCCGACTATCTGAACACCTATTTCTTCCCCATTAAGGTGGATCGGGAAGAACGCCCCGATCTGGATAGCATTTACATGCAGGCATTACAAATGATGACGGGCCAAGGGGGCTGGCCGATGAATCTGTTCCTCTCCCCAGAAAACTTGGTGCCGTTCTATGGTGGTACCTATTTCCCCCTCGAACCTCGCTATGGACGACCCGGTTTTTTGCAGGTCTTAGAGGCCGTGCGGCGCTACTATAACCAGGAACATGGCAAGGTGCGATCGCTCCAGACTGAACTTCTCGACCATTTGCAGCAGGCTGTCCAGCTTCAGCCTCTCCAGCAATTACCTGCCAACTTGCTCCAAACTGGCGTGGAACAGAATACCGGTGTGATTGCTGCGGCTGGAGTCGGGCCTTGTTTCCCGATGATGCCCTATGCGAATTTGGCCCTACAGGGCACGGTCTACTGGGATAGCCGTGAGCAAGCCTACCGCGTCTGTGCCCAGCGGGGACAAGATCTGGCACTGGGGGGAATCTATGACCATGTCGGGGGGGGCTTTCATCGCTACACCGTCGATGCCACTTGGACAGTCCCCCACTTTGAAAAGATGCTCTATGACAATGGGCAGATCATGGAGTTTTTCGCAAATCTCTGGAGTGCTGGGGTTAAGGAACCGGCTTTGGAGCGGGCGATCGCCGGTACTGTACAGTGGCTCAAACGGGAAATGAGATCCCCCCAGGGATATTTCTACGCCGCTCAGGATGCGGACAGTTTCATCCAGGCCACTGCCCCTGAACCGGAAGAAGGCGCTTTTTATGTATGGGATTACCGGGATCTGGAACGGCTGCTGCAGGAGAAGGAACTAGCTAACTTACAAGCAGCCTTTACGGTCACACCCCAGGGGAACTTCGAAGGCCAAAACGTCCTCCAGCGTCGTCATCTCGGCCTGCTTTCCGATGAAGTAGAAGCGGCGATCGCCCAGTTGTTTGCCCAGCGCTACGGTACTCTCCCCAATGGGATCGAGACCTTTCCTCCCGCTCTGGATAATCAAGCAGCCAGATCCCATCCGTGGCCGGGTCGGATTCCCCCCGTCACCGATCCCAAAATGATTGTGGCCTGGAATAGTTTGATCATTTCCGGGCTGGCACGGGCAGCCACGGTCTGGCAGCAGCCCAATTATCTCCAACTGGCCACTGATGCGGCTCAATTCATTCTCGATCACCAATGGCAGGGGGGCGGTTACACCGCCTCAATTATGATGGTTCCCCCCAGATCTTGGCCCAGGCGGAAGACTATGCCTTGTTAG
- a CDS encoding glycosyltransferase, translating to MMTFVSVIMTVRNGEPYVEAAIASLLGQTDPDFELILVDNGSTDRSVQIARHFQDDRIRIIELGRDIGRTPALNVGVEQARGDYLAIQDADDLSRPQRLAIQRAFLSAHPEIALLTSRYRYIDASGQQLFEPPPPISDVQTTWNLLFINCLAHSSMMVRASLLRAYGGYNPAFSWAQDYELYGQFLRQGAKIAVLPEILADIRWHPQSLSQVVDQPTRREPLQTSVVNVQTWLPTWSTQRLTLALMPLSQKILPTSAPAATDTIVLLAELLPVFVQQRSLNVAAQQTLRQDIAATIWTLVTTADAQHQGAIARAYVWTTLRYFGWGMFRHHLIPHRWLFARLLFGARVANRLLALSRLRQRL from the coding sequence ATGATGACCTTTGTCAGTGTGATTATGACGGTTCGCAATGGAGAACCCTACGTTGAGGCTGCGATCGCCAGTCTCTTGGGGCAGACCGACCCTGACTTTGAACTGATCCTGGTGGACAACGGTTCCACGGATCGATCGGTGCAGATCGCCCGTCACTTCCAGGACGATCGCATTCGTATCATTGAACTGGGTCGGGATATTGGTCGCACCCCCGCCTTAAATGTTGGGGTGGAGCAGGCGCGGGGAGATTATCTGGCGATTCAAGACGCAGATGATCTCTCTCGCCCCCAGCGATTGGCAATCCAAAGAGCCTTTCTCTCCGCCCACCCCGAAATTGCCCTGCTGACCAGTCGCTATCGCTATATTGATGCCAGCGGTCAGCAACTGTTTGAACCGCCACCGCCCATCAGCGACGTTCAAACTACCTGGAATTTATTGTTTATCAACTGTCTGGCTCACTCCAGCATGATGGTACGCGCCAGCTTGTTACGCGCTTACGGCGGTTACAACCCTGCCTTTTCCTGGGCCCAGGACTACGAGTTATATGGGCAGTTCCTGCGACAGGGAGCCAAAATCGCGGTATTACCGGAGATCTTGGCCGATATTCGTTGGCATCCCCAATCCTTGTCCCAGGTTGTCGATCAGCCAACTCGCCGAGAGCCGTTGCAAACCAGTGTGGTTAATGTTCAGACCTGGTTGCCAACCTGGTCAACCCAGCGCTTAACCCTGGCCTTGATGCCCCTGAGTCAAAAAATCTTGCCGACATCGGCTCCAGCAGCCACCGACACCATTGTCCTCCTGGCGGAACTATTGCCTGTGTTTGTGCAGCAGCGATCGCTGAACGTGGCTGCCCAGCAAACCCTGCGGCAGGATATCGCTGCCACGATTTGGACTCTGGTGACCACTGCGGATGCGCAACATCAGGGGGCGATCGCCCGTGCCTACGTCTGGACAACCCTGCGCTACTTTGGCTGGGGGATGTTCCGCCACCATTTAATTCCCCACCGGTGGTTATTTGCCCGCCTGTTGTTCGGTGCCAGGGTGGCGAATCGGTTGTTGGCACTGTCGCGGTTGCGACAGCGCCTGTGA
- a CDS encoding circadian clock KaiB family protein, which translates to MSNPETFLETTTPRSLAASPVPSGYVLRLFVSGHSLATERTLNILHQLLEQSLHDPYTLKVIDIHQHPEQAEVDQVLATPTLVRVWPRPVRRIVGELDQPDKILHILKSAGMPEPPHWEAER; encoded by the coding sequence TTGAGCAACCCCGAAACCTTTTTAGAAACAACGACACCTCGTTCGCTAGCAGCATCCCCAGTGCCCTCCGGCTATGTGCTCCGGTTGTTTGTCTCTGGGCATAGTCTGGCGACGGAGCGGACGCTGAATATTCTCCATCAACTGTTGGAGCAGTCCCTCCACGACCCCTATACGTTGAAGGTGATAGATATCCATCAGCATCCTGAGCAAGCCGAGGTCGATCAAGTCTTGGCAACCCCGACGCTGGTGAGAGTGTGGCCGCGCCCGGTGCGCCGCATCGTCGGAGAGTTGGATCAGCCCGATAAAATTCTGCATATCTTGAAGAGCGCTGGGATGCCGGAACCCCCTCATTGGGAGGCAGAGCGGTAA
- a CDS encoding dTDP-4-dehydrorhamnose 3,5-epimerase family protein yields the protein MIEGVQSHPLRRIPDERGTIFHMLRMDDPHFQQFGEIYFSKVYPGVIKGWHLHKRMTLNYAVICGMVKLVLYDDRPDSETKGVVQELFLGPDQYQLVTIPPLIWNGFKGIGVEPAMVANCATLPHEATEIERKDPFDPSIPYDWALKHR from the coding sequence ATGATTGAGGGTGTTCAGAGCCATCCCCTCCGCCGAATCCCCGATGAGCGGGGCACGATTTTCCATATGTTGCGAATGGATGATCCCCATTTTCAGCAGTTTGGGGAGATTTATTTTTCCAAGGTCTATCCAGGAGTGATTAAGGGGTGGCATCTCCATAAACGCATGACTCTGAATTATGCAGTCATCTGCGGCATGGTAAAGCTGGTTCTCTATGACGATCGCCCAGATTCGGAGACCAAAGGCGTGGTGCAAGAGTTATTTCTCGGACCCGATCAGTACCAATTGGTCACCATTCCGCCCTTGATCTGGAATGGATTTAAAGGGATTGGGGTGGAGCCTGCCATGGTCGCCAATTGTGCCACGCTCCCCCATGAGGCCACTGAGATTGAACGCAAAGACCCTTTTGATCCCTCTATTCCCTACGATTGGGCCTTAAAGCATCGATGA
- the rfbF gene encoding glucose-1-phosphate cytidylyltransferase: MQVVILCGGKGTRLREETEFKPKPMVEIGGKPILWHIMKTYAHFGLTDFILCLGYRGDVIKQFFLNYEWLHSNFTIELGSQRRQLLDQHPETNWRVTLVDTGLESMTGARVKRIEPYIEGETFMLTYGDGVSNLNLDDLLNFHHAHGKIGTVTGVSPPSRYGELGIEGDQVLSFREKPQVQQAFISGGYFVFNRLVFEYLTPEGSCVLEREPLEQLTSQGQMKVYHHRGFWQCMDTLRDYEYLKELWQQGQAPWSVWDA, translated from the coding sequence ATGCAAGTAGTGATTCTGTGCGGCGGTAAAGGCACCCGCCTCCGGGAGGAAACTGAGTTTAAGCCCAAACCGATGGTGGAAATTGGGGGCAAGCCCATCCTCTGGCACATCATGAAAACCTATGCCCACTTCGGGTTGACAGACTTCATCCTCTGCCTTGGCTACCGGGGCGATGTGATTAAGCAGTTTTTTCTCAACTATGAATGGCTCCACAGCAACTTTACGATTGAGTTGGGGAGTCAGCGCCGCCAATTACTCGATCAACACCCTGAGACTAACTGGCGCGTGACGCTGGTGGATACGGGCTTAGAGTCGATGACGGGGGCACGGGTAAAGCGCATTGAACCATACATTGAGGGTGAGACCTTTATGTTGACCTACGGCGACGGGGTTAGTAACCTCAACCTCGACGACCTCCTCAACTTTCATCATGCCCACGGCAAAATTGGCACCGTCACCGGGGTCTCCCCGCCCTCTCGCTATGGGGAATTGGGGATTGAAGGGGATCAGGTGCTGTCGTTTCGGGAGAAACCCCAAGTGCAGCAGGCCTTTATCAGTGGAGGGTATTTTGTCTTTAACCGCTTAGTGTTTGAATACCTCACCCCCGAGGGGAGCTGTGTGCTGGAGCGAGAACCCCTAGAACAATTAACCAGTCAAGGGCAGATGAAGGTCTATCACCACCGAGGGTTTTGGCAGTGCATGGATACTCTCCGGGACTATGAGTATCTCAAAGAACTGTGGCAGCAGGGGCAGGCACCATGGAGCGTCTGGGATGCGTAA
- a CDS encoding metallophosphoesterase family protein, which yields MGKSIAVIVSAVLIGSLGAILVTLQSAPSRLAAAVNSPSDPVIAAAGDIACEPTMNSNINGRQAGQTCHMQATSDLLMAQRFEAVLALGDLQYEDGALVKFQKSYDLTWGRVKAITHPAVGNHEYGTPGAAGYFSYFGGAAGAKDKGYYSFDIGAWHLIALNANCTKVGCQAGSAQEQWLKADLAKHPAKCTLAYWHQPRFSSALHGNNAATDAFWQDLYQAGAEIVLNGHDHDYERFAPQTPAAIADPQRGIREFVVGTGGKSLYPFIKVQPRE from the coding sequence ATGGGTAAATCCATCGCAGTTATTGTAAGTGCTGTTTTGATCGGTAGCCTTGGAGCTATCTTGGTAACGCTCCAGTCTGCCCCCTCTAGACTGGCTGCTGCGGTCAACAGCCCTAGCGATCCGGTCATTGCTGCGGCTGGGGATATTGCCTGTGAGCCAACCATGAACAGCAATATCAATGGGCGGCAAGCCGGACAGACCTGCCACATGCAAGCCACCTCTGACCTGTTGATGGCGCAAAGGTTTGAGGCTGTGTTGGCCCTAGGCGATCTCCAGTACGAGGATGGAGCCTTAGTCAAGTTCCAAAAATCCTATGATTTGACTTGGGGGCGAGTGAAAGCGATCACCCATCCAGCGGTGGGGAATCATGAGTATGGAACCCCAGGGGCAGCAGGTTACTTCAGTTATTTTGGCGGGGCGGCTGGTGCCAAAGACAAAGGCTATTACAGCTTTGATATTGGGGCTTGGCATTTGATTGCGCTGAATGCCAATTGTACTAAGGTAGGATGTCAGGCTGGCTCTGCCCAAGAACAGTGGTTAAAGGCAGACTTAGCAAAGCATCCGGCCAAGTGTACCTTGGCCTATTGGCATCAACCCCGGTTTTCTTCAGCATTGCACGGTAATAATGCGGCTACTGATGCCTTCTGGCAGGATTTATACCAGGCAGGAGCCGAGATTGTCCTGAACGGACATGACCACGATTACGAACGCTTTGCTCCCCAAACTCCCGCCGCGATCGCCGATCCCCAGCGAGGAATTCGGGAGTTTGTAGTGGGGACAGGGGGGAAAAGCCTGTATCCCTTTATCAAGGTGCAACCCCGAGAGTGA
- a CDS encoding GDP-mannose 4,6-dehydratase, translated as MRNPWLRCPVLITGCSGFLGGWLTQELIHRGAQVVGLVRDWVPDSRLFREQLDQQMIRVSGTVEDAVTLERILNEYEIQTVFHLAAQTIVGIANRNPISTFETNIKGTWNLLEACRRVSTVQRIVIASSDKAYGVQSQLPYTEASPLQGYFPYDVSKSCADLIAHTYYKTYNLPVCITRCGNLYGGGDLNFNRLIPGTIQSLLAGEPPIIRSNGQFIRDYFYVKDAVLAYLCLAEKMGETGVVGQAFNFSNESQATALAVVQQLIQVMGRSDLSPVILNQAHHEIPHQYLSAQHARNCLGWTPAYDLDQGLRETVAWYRNYLSQGYQEGKPA; from the coding sequence ATGCGTAACCCCTGGTTGAGATGTCCTGTGTTGATAACTGGCTGTAGTGGATTTCTCGGAGGCTGGTTGACCCAGGAGTTGATCCATCGGGGAGCCCAGGTGGTGGGGTTAGTCAGGGATTGGGTACCTGACTCCCGATTGTTTCGAGAGCAACTCGACCAGCAGATGATTCGGGTTTCAGGAACCGTTGAAGATGCTGTCACCCTGGAGCGCATCCTCAATGAATATGAAATTCAGACCGTCTTTCATCTAGCGGCTCAAACCATTGTTGGCATTGCCAATCGCAATCCCATTTCTACCTTTGAAACCAACATCAAAGGTACCTGGAATCTCCTGGAAGCCTGTCGGCGGGTGTCAACGGTGCAGCGGATTGTGATTGCCTCCAGTGACAAAGCCTATGGAGTGCAATCCCAGCTTCCCTATACGGAAGCCAGTCCGCTCCAAGGCTACTTTCCCTATGACGTGTCTAAAAGCTGTGCTGATTTAATTGCCCATACTTATTACAAAACCTATAATTTGCCGGTGTGTATTACCCGCTGTGGCAATCTCTATGGCGGGGGCGACTTGAATTTTAATCGCCTGATTCCGGGTACAATTCAATCACTGTTGGCGGGAGAACCACCGATTATTCGCAGTAATGGTCAGTTCATTCGCGATTATTTCTATGTGAAAGATGCAGTGCTAGCCTACCTGTGTCTAGCCGAAAAGATGGGGGAAACAGGAGTCGTGGGGCAAGCTTTTAATTTCAGTAACGAAAGTCAAGCCACTGCCTTAGCAGTGGTTCAACAGCTGATTCAAGTGATGGGGCGATCGGACTTGTCCCCTGTGATTCTCAATCAAGCCCACCACGAAATTCCCCATCAATATCTGTCGGCGCAACACGCGAGAAACTGCTTGGGGTGGACTCCTGCCTATGACCTAGACCAGGGATTAAGGGAAACCGTCGCTTGGTATCGAAATTATCTTTCCCAAGGATATCAGGAGGGCAAGCCAGCATGA